From Lasioglossum baleicum chromosome 2, iyLasBale1, whole genome shotgun sequence, a single genomic window includes:
- the LOC143220491 gene encoding uncharacterized protein LOC143220491, giving the protein MQRRTVKFTPVHQPRQRSHIERHKRCPTVDDRASGLKSRPEGVVPPDTRDNVRDVPLTTRRRASPQQGRRSNTVNKRNLNRTVDPSLTNLHNWHGLCSSLFVYRTAISDLESAVAFH; this is encoded by the exons ATGCAACGGcgcacggttaaatttacaccGGTTCACCAGCCGCGGCAGCGTTCACACATTGAACGCCAC AAACGGTGTCCCACGGTGGACGATCGAGCCAGCGGATTAAAATCCCGACCGGAAGGTGTCGTTCCCCCGGACACACGCGACAATGTACGTGACGTTCCGTTGACAACGCGAAGGCGTGCTTCACCGCAACAAGGCCGCCGATCTAACACCGTTAATAAACGGAATTTAAATAGAACCGTTGATCCGTCGCTAACGAACTTGCATAACTGGCACGGCCTATGTTCAAGCCTGTTCGTCTACCGAACCGCGATTTCCGATCTGGAAAGTGCAGTGGCCTTCCACTAA